In Rhodococcus sp. OK302, one genomic interval encodes:
- a CDS encoding biotin-dependent carboxyltransferase family protein — protein sequence MNSLEILETGPLSLIQDLGRTGHLRSGVGVSGAADRRSLRLGNRLVGNAEDAAGIEILMGGFSLRAHQLMTLAFTGAPAQAYRDGIPVGHSSIIVVNPGQVVRLDYAPSGLRTYLTVRGGIAVPEILGSRSTDTLSGIGPAPLKPNDILPIGPTPAAFPLVDVAPVHQVSGGTLDIRVVFGPRADRFVNPEALKAGRWAVSTDSDRIGARLDRVGTDALLQRTDGLELPTEGVALGSIQVPPSGQPVVFLADHPITGGYPVVAVVTDADIDRLGQARPGQKIRFVSS from the coding sequence ATGAACAGTCTGGAGATTCTCGAAACCGGTCCGCTGAGCCTGATCCAGGATCTCGGCCGGACCGGCCACTTACGCTCCGGCGTCGGAGTTTCCGGTGCTGCCGACAGGCGATCACTCCGGCTTGGCAATCGGCTCGTCGGCAATGCCGAAGACGCTGCGGGGATCGAAATCCTGATGGGCGGGTTCAGCCTCCGTGCACATCAGTTGATGACACTCGCATTCACCGGCGCCCCCGCGCAGGCGTACCGCGACGGCATTCCTGTCGGTCATTCGAGCATCATCGTCGTCAATCCGGGGCAGGTTGTTCGGCTGGACTACGCGCCCAGCGGACTGCGGACGTACCTGACTGTTCGGGGCGGAATTGCAGTGCCCGAGATTCTCGGATCGCGCAGCACCGACACGCTTTCCGGGATCGGCCCGGCGCCCCTCAAGCCAAATGACATACTCCCGATCGGACCGACTCCGGCTGCATTTCCGTTGGTAGACGTGGCACCGGTCCATCAGGTTTCAGGCGGAACCCTCGATATTCGGGTTGTATTCGGTCCTCGCGCAGACCGATTCGTCAATCCGGAAGCCTTGAAGGCCGGGCGATGGGCAGTCTCGACGGACTCCGACCGCATCGGCGCGCGTCTCGATCGCGTCGGCACCGATGCGCTCCTCCAGCGAACTGACGGACTCGAATTGCCGACGGAAGGCGTGGCTCTCGGCTCGATCCAGGTCCCGCCCAGCGGCCAACCCGTCGTCTTCCTGGCAGATCACCCCATCACCGGCGGCTATCCCGTAGTCGCGGTAGTGACGGATGCAGATATCGACCGACTCGGCCAAGCCCGTCCCGGTCAGAAGATCCGATTCGTCAGCAGCTAA
- a CDS encoding SMI1/KNR4 family protein gives MTLTDAWLRYMEVLRQKAPITAGAVHSPRTLSEREDAEQATAPWTAEIREFFSLHDGEKRPTGGEDFVGSVFPGFDLLCLDEVVARHRDSREHLHDTEDFGEDWGSIARQQPAGEIAHMFLSEYIPFAEHGCGDLLCVDTRGGQRQGCVREFGAEGADECDPESGSLAEYVDSVRISVESGIEHSGLLPTIEDGALVWDIDFSDNPVQVPEPEPIVIRLPFAVTSFQPSQIGPDDDLIDLDVVRRTVIDTARSLHPGSVIEGGESVFRRVPRQQGVAISWFLGIDRQAVTFVAVVTGIGDEVIVHELPEGGRRGF, from the coding sequence ATGACCCTCACCGACGCATGGCTCAGGTATATGGAGGTTCTTCGCCAGAAGGCGCCGATCACGGCAGGTGCAGTGCATTCGCCGCGGACACTCTCTGAGCGAGAAGACGCCGAACAGGCTACGGCGCCCTGGACTGCGGAGATTCGCGAGTTCTTCTCCCTTCACGACGGAGAGAAACGGCCGACCGGCGGAGAAGACTTTGTCGGCAGTGTGTTCCCGGGCTTTGATCTGCTCTGTCTCGACGAGGTCGTCGCACGGCATCGGGACTCCCGAGAACACCTCCATGACACCGAAGATTTCGGTGAGGATTGGGGGAGTATCGCGCGGCAGCAGCCGGCCGGGGAAATCGCGCACATGTTTCTGAGTGAATACATTCCGTTCGCGGAGCACGGATGCGGTGATCTGTTGTGCGTCGACACCCGCGGTGGGCAGCGGCAAGGTTGCGTCCGCGAATTCGGTGCGGAGGGCGCGGATGAATGCGATCCGGAGTCGGGGTCGTTAGCGGAGTACGTCGATTCGGTACGTATCAGTGTCGAGTCGGGTATCGAACATTCCGGACTGCTCCCGACTATCGAGGATGGCGCCCTCGTCTGGGACATCGACTTCAGTGACAACCCGGTGCAGGTTCCCGAACCCGAGCCGATAGTGATCCGTTTACCGTTCGCTGTGACGAGTTTTCAGCCGTCACAGATCGGACCGGACGATGACCTGATCGACCTCGATGTCGTGCGGCGAACGGTGATCGACACAGCCCGCTCGTTGCATCCGGGATCGGTTATCGAAGGGGGCGAATCGGTCTTCCGTCGAGTACCCCGTCAGCAGGGTGTCGCGATCAGTTGGTTCCTCGGGATCGACAGGCAGGCTGTCACGTTCGTGGCCGTCGTGACGGGTATAGGCGATGAGGTGATCGTTCACGAGCTGCCGGAAGGGGGGCGGCGTGGTTTTTAG
- a CDS encoding bifunctional 3'-5' exonuclease/DNA polymerase — protein sequence MRVVVVPGSTTSTGAVTATVVRTDPDGTLVSDAVEHPDLVSAVQTIEAAEHPRWVWPSTSSVYPTLLRAGVRVQRCHDISLTRAILGMRAGKPSPPDEEFDDDRLGLFDTAPVLDPQGVVAEFAAQRATIGSDSRLDLLIAAESAGALSAAEMTHTGLPFSTQKHRKLLEERLGPKPTGYDLPVRMQELAAQISEVFGRTVNPSSSVEITEAFGRQGIELPSTRKWFLQEIDHPAVPLLLRHRELAKLYSTNGWQWMDSWVRGDRFRPIYVPGGVVSGRWASRGGGALQIPKTMRSSVVADPGHTFVVADAGQLEPRILAAMSRDHRMMEAAGDDDLYALVGAEAFGGDRAKAKIAILGVLYGATAGEAKALLILLRKRFPVAVDYVEKAAKAGERGEVVHSLLGRACPPPSPDFYSHGDAHARGRFTRNFVVQATASEWALCLLADLRRRLADDPDGELVFFQHDEVVVHTRNPESGTAHVLAAAASATRLLFGDTVVRFPMDVGIREIYGKPVPPE from the coding sequence GTGAGAGTTGTCGTGGTTCCCGGTAGTACGACGTCCACGGGAGCTGTGACGGCAACGGTCGTTCGCACCGATCCCGACGGGACTCTCGTCAGCGATGCCGTCGAACATCCTGATCTGGTCTCCGCAGTCCAAACCATCGAGGCTGCCGAGCATCCCCGGTGGGTCTGGCCCAGCACTTCATCGGTGTATCCGACGTTGCTGCGGGCGGGCGTGCGAGTTCAACGTTGCCACGACATCTCACTGACTCGCGCCATTCTGGGCATGCGGGCCGGCAAACCGTCACCTCCGGACGAGGAGTTCGACGACGACCGTCTCGGCCTTTTCGACACCGCACCCGTTCTCGATCCCCAGGGTGTTGTTGCCGAGTTTGCCGCGCAACGAGCCACCATCGGATCGGACTCGCGCCTCGATTTATTGATCGCCGCCGAATCCGCCGGAGCCCTCAGCGCCGCCGAAATGACCCACACCGGCCTACCGTTTTCGACGCAGAAGCACCGCAAACTCCTCGAAGAGCGACTCGGCCCCAAACCGACGGGATACGACCTCCCCGTCCGGATGCAAGAACTCGCGGCCCAGATCAGCGAGGTCTTCGGACGCACCGTCAATCCGTCGTCATCCGTCGAGATCACCGAGGCTTTCGGCCGCCAAGGCATCGAGTTGCCGTCGACCCGTAAGTGGTTTCTGCAGGAAATCGACCACCCGGCAGTGCCATTGCTGCTGCGTCACCGCGAACTCGCCAAGCTGTACAGCACCAACGGTTGGCAGTGGATGGACAGTTGGGTGCGCGGCGACCGCTTCCGGCCCATCTACGTCCCCGGCGGTGTGGTGTCCGGCCGGTGGGCCAGCCGCGGCGGCGGCGCTCTGCAGATTCCCAAGACCATGCGCTCGAGCGTCGTCGCCGACCCCGGGCACACATTCGTGGTTGCCGACGCCGGCCAACTCGAGCCTCGCATTCTCGCGGCAATGTCACGCGATCACCGCATGATGGAGGCAGCGGGTGACGACGACCTGTACGCGCTAGTCGGAGCCGAGGCCTTCGGTGGAGACCGGGCCAAAGCCAAAATTGCCATCCTCGGTGTGCTGTACGGGGCCACCGCCGGTGAAGCCAAGGCACTTCTCATCCTGCTACGGAAGCGGTTCCCGGTAGCGGTCGACTACGTCGAAAAAGCAGCCAAGGCCGGCGAACGGGGCGAGGTGGTCCATTCACTTCTCGGTCGAGCCTGTCCCCCACCGTCTCCCGATTTCTATTCACACGGCGACGCCCATGCGCGTGGACGGTTCACCCGAAACTTTGTCGTGCAGGCAACGGCGTCGGAATGGGCGTTGTGCCTACTCGCGGACCTGCGTCGCCGCCTGGCCGACGACCCCGACGGGGAATTGGTGTTCTTTCAACACGACGAGGTAGTCGTGCACACTCGAAATCCAGAGTCCGGCACCGCCCATGTGCTGGCCGCTGCGGCGTCGGCAACCCGATTGTTGTTCGGCGACACAGTGGTTAGGTTTCCGATGGATGTGGGTATCCGCGAGATTTACGGCAAACCTGTTCCTCCTGAGTAA
- a CDS encoding MMPL family transporter, translating into MTKLDTTDSEQNGSPAVKRHRLPIFTVIALAIFAFIAGGFGGAFQGKLAEVQKNDNSSYLPSSAESTVVSNQSAEFLSVETIPGFVLFHRDSALTDADKSAIDTARQSISSISGVDANGMQPTQFSADGTTASIFVPLVAQDGDTAVAGDVLAATEQNVIDAAEHAAGDMQVLPAGPGGLLVALIDAFSGLEGALLGAALLVVILILLVVYRSPVLWFFPLFSAVLAIGLSSMVIYYLAKADILTLTGQSQGILFVLVIGAGTDYALLIISRYREELHNYPNRFDAMIRAWRESVPAITASAATVILGLLCLTFSQLNSNKSLGPVAAIGIACTYLVMMTFMPVTLAAAGRWVFWPRTPQVDHAADLATHGLWGKIATTVGKKDRSLWIGSSVLLIVLFAVGIGSLKTDGLTAAQNFTNTPDAVVGQELYDSQFNPGTGAPAVITANAAQSDAVIKAASATSGISQDPGAVCTQVDVAKVSALIKTNPAAVAQAAAAGCAPAGFTVAPIDGRTMINATLTDSYDSPQALETITRLRTAVHAVPGADALVGGSTATTLDVQAASVHDRNLIIPIVLVVIFLVLAALLRALLIPVILIATVVLSFAATLGVSGFFFTHVFGFAGSDQSFPLYAFVFLVALGIDYNIFLMTRVREETSEFGTRAGVLRGLAVTGGVITSAGIVLAATFAVLGVLPLVFLAQIGFVVAFGVLLDTIIVRSILVPALSHDIGKRIWWPSALAQAKD; encoded by the coding sequence ATGACCAAGCTGGATACAACCGACTCGGAACAGAATGGCAGCCCAGCGGTGAAACGCCACCGTCTGCCGATATTCACGGTGATCGCACTGGCGATCTTCGCCTTTATCGCGGGCGGATTCGGTGGCGCGTTCCAGGGAAAACTTGCTGAGGTTCAGAAGAACGACAATTCCTCGTACCTACCGAGTTCTGCCGAGTCGACTGTCGTCAGTAATCAGTCTGCGGAATTCCTCTCGGTGGAAACCATTCCCGGATTTGTTCTCTTCCATCGAGATTCAGCCCTGACAGATGCGGACAAGTCTGCGATCGACACTGCGCGCCAGTCTATTTCGAGCATCTCCGGCGTCGACGCAAACGGAATGCAACCGACGCAGTTCTCGGCGGACGGCACCACTGCATCCATCTTCGTGCCCCTTGTCGCACAAGACGGTGACACCGCTGTGGCGGGCGATGTGCTGGCAGCAACCGAACAGAACGTCATCGATGCAGCCGAACACGCCGCCGGAGACATGCAAGTGCTACCCGCCGGACCGGGTGGTCTGCTCGTTGCCCTCATCGACGCCTTTTCGGGACTGGAGGGCGCCCTCCTGGGCGCGGCTCTGCTTGTTGTCATTCTGATTCTCCTGGTGGTCTATCGCTCACCCGTCCTGTGGTTTTTCCCGCTGTTCTCTGCGGTCCTGGCAATCGGTTTGTCATCGATGGTGATCTACTACCTGGCGAAAGCCGATATCTTGACGTTGACCGGCCAATCACAGGGCATCTTGTTCGTACTGGTCATCGGTGCGGGCACCGACTACGCACTGTTGATAATTTCTCGATATCGCGAAGAACTGCACAACTATCCCAATCGATTCGACGCGATGATCCGAGCGTGGCGCGAATCCGTGCCGGCAATCACGGCTTCGGCTGCCACTGTCATTCTCGGTCTGCTGTGCCTGACGTTTTCCCAACTCAACTCCAACAAGAGTCTGGGCCCAGTCGCGGCCATCGGAATTGCCTGCACCTATCTGGTGATGATGACCTTCATGCCCGTCACGCTGGCAGCGGCCGGTCGCTGGGTATTCTGGCCCCGCACACCACAAGTCGATCACGCCGCAGACCTGGCGACGCACGGCCTGTGGGGCAAGATCGCGACAACCGTCGGCAAGAAAGACCGCAGTTTGTGGATCGGTTCTAGCGTGCTGCTGATCGTTCTGTTCGCGGTCGGCATCGGAAGCCTCAAGACCGACGGCCTGACCGCAGCTCAAAATTTCACCAACACTCCCGACGCTGTTGTGGGGCAGGAACTCTACGATTCCCAGTTCAATCCGGGAACCGGCGCGCCGGCCGTCATCACGGCCAATGCCGCCCAGTCCGACGCGGTCATCAAAGCGGCAAGCGCCACCTCGGGAATCTCACAGGATCCCGGCGCTGTCTGCACGCAAGTCGATGTGGCCAAAGTCAGTGCTTTGATCAAGACCAACCCCGCTGCCGTTGCCCAGGCCGCTGCAGCGGGTTGTGCCCCGGCAGGTTTCACCGTTGCTCCGATCGACGGACGCACCATGATCAACGCAACGCTCACCGACTCTTATGATTCGCCGCAAGCCTTGGAAACGATCACACGACTCCGCACCGCAGTGCATGCAGTTCCCGGCGCTGACGCCCTGGTCGGCGGCAGCACCGCGACAACCCTCGACGTTCAAGCGGCGTCGGTGCACGACCGCAATCTGATCATCCCTATCGTGCTGGTTGTCATCTTCCTTGTTCTCGCCGCACTGCTCCGTGCCTTACTCATTCCCGTGATTCTGATTGCAACCGTGGTTCTTTCGTTTGCTGCGACCCTGGGCGTGAGCGGATTCTTCTTCACGCATGTCTTCGGATTTGCCGGCAGCGATCAGTCGTTCCCCCTCTACGCGTTTGTCTTCCTCGTAGCCTTGGGCATCGACTACAACATCTTCCTGATGACCCGTGTCCGCGAGGAAACGAGTGAATTCGGCACTCGTGCAGGTGTATTGCGCGGGCTAGCAGTTACCGGCGGTGTCATTACGTCCGCCGGAATTGTTTTGGCTGCAACGTTTGCCGTACTCGGAGTTCTGCCACTCGTGTTTCTTGCCCAGATCGGGTTTGTCGTGGCCTTCGGCGTTCTCCTCGACACGATCATTGTGCGCAGCATCCTGGTGCCCGCTCTCTCCCACGATATCGGCAAGCGGATCTGGTGGCCGTCTGCGCTGGCACAGGCAAAAGATTAG
- a CDS encoding DNA-3-methyladenine glycosylase family protein has protein sequence MTVVLQLPFIAPYSTDPMVGALRAHCVAGLERHDGGVHARVISLPAGPSIVSVSWHDDHVSASATAGTDPVVLESVVRRWLDLDADHSMIDPYFDSDDIIAPLIAARPGLRVLGSVDGFETAVLTVLGQQVSLAAARTFGGRIVSAFGDVVDGDFVAFPAPETLAAQSPEAIGEAVGLTKARSKTVHTLAIAAAGGLDLGWDAEPVRFRRELLALPGIGPWTADYLTVRILGDRDAFVPDDLVLKRALGVSSSKEAAALAESWRPWRAYALFHLWTKEAFL, from the coding sequence ATGACTGTCGTGCTGCAGCTTCCGTTCATTGCGCCGTACTCGACGGATCCGATGGTCGGTGCGCTGCGTGCTCACTGTGTGGCGGGATTGGAGCGCCACGACGGCGGAGTGCATGCACGCGTTATTTCACTGCCCGCTGGTCCCTCGATCGTGTCGGTATCGTGGCACGACGATCATGTGTCGGCCAGTGCCACCGCGGGTACGGATCCTGTTGTCCTCGAGTCGGTGGTACGTAGGTGGTTGGATCTGGATGCCGATCACTCGATGATCGATCCGTATTTCGATTCGGATGACATCATTGCTCCGTTGATTGCGGCGCGACCGGGTCTACGGGTGCTCGGCAGTGTCGACGGGTTTGAAACCGCTGTCCTCACCGTCCTGGGACAACAGGTTTCGTTGGCCGCGGCGCGAACATTCGGTGGACGAATTGTCAGTGCTTTCGGTGACGTTGTGGACGGGGATTTTGTTGCCTTTCCCGCGCCGGAGACGCTGGCTGCGCAATCCCCGGAGGCGATCGGGGAGGCTGTCGGATTAACCAAGGCTCGGTCAAAAACCGTGCACACCTTGGCGATTGCCGCTGCCGGAGGGCTTGATCTCGGCTGGGATGCGGAACCGGTTCGGTTCCGTCGCGAACTCCTCGCTTTGCCGGGCATCGGCCCGTGGACCGCGGACTATCTGACCGTGCGGATCTTGGGTGACCGCGACGCATTTGTTCCCGACGATCTCGTTCTCAAGCGGGCGCTCGGCGTTTCGTCAAGCAAGGAGGCTGCTGCCTTGGCGGAGAGCTGGAGGCCCTGGCGCGCCTACGCACTCTTCCATCTGTGGACGAAGGAAGCGTTTCTCTAA
- a CDS encoding methylated-DNA--[protein]-cysteine S-methyltransferase, whose amino-acid sequence MARLRSRLADEASAAQLIDVAYRTVDSPIGKLLLAATDAGLVRVAFAIEGHDLVLERLADTVSPRVLHFPRRLDTVARELDEYFAGARTQFDLPLDFQLAKGFRREVLRHLPEIEYGHTASYSVVAAAAGSPRAVRAVGTACAKNPLPLVVPCHRVVRSDGSLGQYAGGPELKAILLDLESGNRT is encoded by the coding sequence ATGGCGAGGTTGCGCTCGAGGCTCGCTGACGAGGCGTCGGCTGCGCAGTTGATCGATGTGGCCTACCGGACCGTCGACTCGCCGATCGGTAAACTGCTGCTCGCCGCAACGGATGCGGGCCTGGTTCGAGTTGCTTTTGCGATCGAGGGCCATGATCTGGTGTTGGAGCGATTGGCCGATACGGTGAGCCCTCGTGTCCTGCATTTTCCGCGCAGGCTCGACACTGTCGCGCGGGAGTTGGACGAGTACTTTGCCGGAGCGCGAACACAATTCGATCTGCCTTTGGATTTTCAGCTGGCCAAGGGTTTTCGACGCGAAGTTCTGCGTCATCTTCCCGAGATTGAATATGGCCATACCGCAAGCTATTCGGTGGTTGCTGCTGCTGCCGGAAGTCCGCGGGCCGTCCGCGCTGTGGGAACGGCGTGTGCAAAAAACCCACTGCCACTAGTTGTGCCGTGCCACCGAGTGGTCCGTAGCGACGGAAGCCTTGGGCAGTATGCGGGTGGTCCGGAACTGAAGGCAATCCTCTTGGATCTCGAATCCGGTAACCGAACATGA
- a CDS encoding RNA polymerase sigma factor, which yields MSLKPFEEVVTEYGSVVLRVCRAVVGPVDAEDAWSETFIAAMRAYPELDPGANVEAWLVTIAHRKAIDIVRVRGRVAIPTDEVPELPTRIGLPGSWDHELWDALEQLPFKQRAAVAYHFLGGLPYADIAEILGNTPTAARKAGSDGIAALRKTYLPKTVPEGSHA from the coding sequence GTGTCGTTGAAACCGTTCGAAGAAGTCGTGACCGAGTACGGTTCTGTCGTGCTGCGGGTATGCCGTGCGGTAGTTGGACCCGTCGATGCCGAGGACGCCTGGTCCGAGACATTCATCGCGGCGATGCGTGCCTATCCGGAACTCGATCCGGGCGCGAATGTCGAAGCGTGGCTGGTGACTATTGCGCACCGCAAAGCCATTGACATCGTTCGCGTTCGGGGCCGTGTCGCGATTCCCACCGACGAGGTTCCGGAACTGCCCACCCGCATCGGTCTGCCAGGGTCTTGGGACCACGAACTGTGGGATGCGCTGGAGCAGTTACCGTTCAAGCAACGTGCCGCTGTGGCTTATCACTTTCTGGGCGGGTTGCCTTACGCCGACATCGCGGAAATTTTGGGCAACACACCGACAGCTGCCCGGAAGGCCGGCTCCGACGGCATTGCCGCCCTTCGAAAGACTTACTTGCCCAAAACTGTTCCGGAAGGGAGCCACGCATGA
- a CDS encoding methylated-DNA--[protein]-cysteine S-methyltransferase, with amino-acid sequence MAVTRTHTVTESPIGPLTLVASANGLCGLYMAEHRHKPDESTFGDSAPANFGEVEAQLAEYFSGERTEFTVPLDPSGTEFQHRVWAALRTIPYGQTWTYLDLAQTLGNPLAVRAVAAANGKNPISIIVPCHRVVGSDGSLTGFAGGLDRKRYLLERESGGISDVLF; translated from the coding sequence ATGGCGGTTACCCGTACCCACACCGTGACCGAGTCTCCGATCGGCCCGTTGACGCTGGTCGCGAGTGCAAATGGCCTGTGCGGACTGTATATGGCAGAGCACCGGCACAAGCCTGACGAATCGACTTTCGGGGACAGCGCACCGGCGAATTTCGGTGAGGTAGAGGCCCAGCTCGCGGAGTATTTTTCGGGGGAACGTACCGAGTTCACGGTGCCGTTGGATCCGTCGGGAACCGAGTTTCAGCACCGAGTGTGGGCTGCGCTCCGGACCATTCCGTACGGGCAAACGTGGACCTATCTAGATCTTGCGCAAACTTTGGGCAATCCTCTTGCGGTGCGTGCCGTCGCAGCGGCAAACGGGAAGAATCCGATCAGCATCATCGTGCCGTGCCATCGTGTGGTCGGTAGCGACGGGAGTCTCACGGGATTTGCGGGAGGACTTGATCGCAAGCGGTACCTTCTCGAACGTGAATCCGGCGGAATCTCGGATGTGTTGTTCTGA
- a CDS encoding ribulose 1,5-bisphosphate carboxylase large subunit: protein MALVLPGRSSVVRSVSDVVHWSASAVIFAVTLPSRLDALLVSVERLVARIGQIAENADRVVVGVASVTVRAETLVEAVEQTSDIAQQLLELYEPLAVQLAPLAARFANDISEAEVSAAIKLIDQLPELTERVTAVLPILATLDSVSPEIHELLSVVKDLRQAIVGVPGFGFFRRRGEAKDVPAQ from the coding sequence ATGGCTCTAGTTTTGCCCGGACGCTCGAGCGTTGTCCGATCCGTCAGCGACGTCGTGCACTGGTCCGCATCTGCAGTAATTTTTGCGGTCACGCTCCCATCGCGCCTCGACGCGCTACTGGTGAGCGTCGAACGACTGGTCGCCAGAATTGGCCAGATAGCCGAGAACGCCGATCGCGTCGTTGTCGGCGTCGCCTCCGTAACTGTCCGCGCTGAAACTCTGGTCGAAGCCGTCGAACAAACTTCGGACATTGCTCAACAGCTCCTCGAACTGTACGAACCCCTCGCTGTACAACTGGCACCGTTAGCTGCGAGGTTTGCCAACGACATCAGCGAAGCCGAAGTCAGTGCCGCGATCAAACTGATCGACCAACTCCCGGAACTCACCGAACGAGTAACGGCAGTCCTGCCGATTCTCGCGACATTGGACTCGGTATCCCCCGAGATCCACGAACTTCTCAGTGTCGTCAAAGACCTCCGCCAGGCGATCGTCGGGGTGCCGGGATTCGGCTTCTTCCGGCGACGGGGCGAAGCAAAAGACGTTCCAGCACAATAG
- a CDS encoding cutinase family protein — protein sequence MPQPGAFRFHLERIALVAMVLAVVSATFSSTAAVAESSGADTATGSTSSVTGPSDDEGVDPNNYGAECPGTLIVGVSGASDSSADRNPLTDAAVQGGSNWLKNVTVPTGAHLQDEPGTIGWMYVPYPSTYGVGLFDPVPTYQDSMAAGVESTNRLLEDNKIKCGDATKYVLLGYSVGGEVVERVARDIGHRDGTSPIGPDDIAGVMLVGDPYRPTGTPTLGQPGPAGGGFMSQEPADYGALAGKVQSACRPYDMACDAPKNIAILQLTLGVLGQLHFTVADLGQTFVDFGNAVRTMAAKSIVYISAHPGWFDSDESFLDVALKTSNQTFDPDGPNNDIPLTDAEIVDAFKWAMGPGADVVQAKIHADGPRFIEDNSGIFEVVTKPYIFLGFIQHIFYWNNNPNDPWYWESERIVDWITTLARTQHVLDRSGN from the coding sequence ATGCCTCAACCAGGTGCTTTTCGCTTCCATCTCGAACGAATCGCATTGGTGGCGATGGTTCTCGCCGTGGTGAGTGCGACGTTCTCGTCTACGGCGGCAGTCGCCGAGTCCAGCGGCGCTGATACTGCGACGGGAAGCACCAGCTCCGTCACCGGGCCGAGCGACGATGAAGGGGTCGACCCCAACAACTACGGCGCAGAGTGTCCCGGCACCTTGATCGTCGGAGTCTCCGGTGCATCTGATTCGTCGGCCGATCGCAATCCGTTGACAGACGCCGCGGTACAAGGGGGATCCAACTGGTTGAAAAACGTCACGGTGCCCACCGGTGCACATCTCCAGGACGAACCTGGAACTATCGGGTGGATGTACGTACCATATCCGTCGACGTACGGGGTAGGCCTCTTTGATCCTGTTCCCACATACCAAGATTCGATGGCCGCCGGAGTTGAGTCGACAAACCGACTTCTCGAGGACAACAAGATCAAATGCGGAGACGCGACAAAATATGTTCTGCTCGGATACAGCGTCGGCGGCGAAGTCGTGGAACGGGTGGCGCGCGACATCGGTCATCGTGACGGGACATCGCCAATCGGTCCGGATGACATCGCCGGCGTCATGCTCGTCGGCGACCCGTATCGGCCCACCGGCACGCCAACGTTGGGCCAACCCGGGCCAGCCGGCGGCGGCTTCATGTCACAGGAACCAGCCGACTACGGTGCGCTCGCCGGCAAGGTTCAATCTGCTTGTCGGCCTTACGACATGGCGTGTGATGCACCGAAAAACATTGCGATACTGCAACTCACTCTCGGAGTGCTCGGTCAACTGCATTTCACCGTCGCCGACCTCGGCCAGACGTTCGTCGACTTCGGCAATGCCGTCAGGACCATGGCAGCCAAATCCATCGTCTACATAAGCGCACATCCCGGATGGTTCGACTCCGACGAGTCGTTCCTCGACGTCGCACTGAAAACCTCGAATCAAACCTTCGATCCCGACGGACCGAACAATGACATCCCATTGACCGATGCCGAAATCGTCGACGCGTTCAAGTGGGCCATGGGACCGGGGGCCGACGTGGTGCAAGCAAAAATTCACGCCGACGGCCCCCGGTTCATCGAAGACAACAGTGGCATCTTCGAAGTGGTGACCAAGCCGTACATCTTCCTCGGATTCATCCAGCACATCTTCTACTGGAACAACAATCCGAACGACCCGTGGTACTGGGAGAGTGAGCGGATCGTCGATTGGATAACCACGCTAGCGAGAACTCAGCACGTCCTCGACCGCTCCGGAAACTGA
- a CDS encoding SDR family NAD(P)-dependent oxidoreductase, with product MSRSALVTGASKGIGLGIATRLATLGYGLTITARDSEKLEVVAEGLRSAGSPDVVVVAGDMANEDFAAELVAVHGDRFDSMRALILNAGVGTSGSVADYPMRRFDKTVAVNLRTPFALLQAALPLLRAAADNDLDAGAKVITLSSMAGVYAESGLAVYGATKAALISMVEAFNAEESGNGISATAIAPGYVDTDMSAWTQDRIPPDTMIKVDDIVELVDGLLRLSARAVVPKVVMTRAGTDGYRA from the coding sequence ATGAGTAGGTCAGCACTCGTCACCGGTGCATCCAAAGGTATCGGATTGGGAATTGCGACGCGTCTTGCGACGCTCGGCTACGGGCTGACGATCACGGCCCGGGACAGTGAAAAGCTCGAAGTGGTCGCCGAGGGACTGCGTAGCGCGGGATCTCCCGACGTCGTCGTAGTTGCCGGAGATATGGCGAATGAGGATTTCGCTGCGGAACTCGTTGCGGTTCACGGTGATCGGTTCGATTCCATGCGCGCTTTGATTCTCAATGCGGGCGTGGGAACAAGTGGGAGCGTTGCGGACTACCCCATGCGGCGCTTCGACAAAACCGTGGCGGTGAATCTTCGTACGCCGTTCGCGCTGCTCCAGGCAGCGTTGCCGTTGCTGCGGGCCGCAGCTGACAATGATCTCGACGCTGGGGCGAAAGTTATTACCCTGTCATCGATGGCCGGGGTGTACGCCGAAAGTGGGCTCGCTGTTTACGGTGCGACGAAGGCTGCGTTGATATCGATGGTCGAGGCGTTCAATGCCGAAGAATCCGGAAATGGCATCAGTGCCACCGCGATTGCTCCGGGATATGTCGACACCGACATGTCTGCCTGGACCCAGGATCGGATCCCTCCGGACACGATGATCAAGGTTGACGACATCGTCGAACTGGTGGACGGCCTCCTCCGGTTGTCGGCTCGCGCAGTTGTTCCGAAGGTTGTGATGACCCGGGCCGGAACCGACGGCTATCGGGCCTGA